A window of Erpetoichthys calabaricus chromosome 12, fErpCal1.3, whole genome shotgun sequence contains these coding sequences:
- the hsd11b1la gene encoding hydroxysteroid 11-beta-dehydrogenase 1-like protein produces MGRVLKVLLFWSVLSAAYIAYQWRDTFDPAVLSGRRVLVTGASKGIGEQIAYHYARFGSQIVITARTESALKKVAEKCLQLGSPKVWYIPADMSDLEDPNRVLRFALDKLGGLDYLVLNHIGSTFFQMWNGDVEHIRVLMQANFLSYAQMVSSGLPFLKQSNGSIIAVSSIAAKIPSPFTIPYTATKSAVNGFFGSLQHELSMQKVNVSITLCSLGLIDTETALRKVKGVIDTMSAYPASGAALEVIKGGATRQNEIFYPWYWQLVCAIRDWFPGYRDSVIQSSYKYNP; encoded by the exons CTGTGCTTTCTGGCAGACGTGTTCTTGTCACTGGTGCAAGTAAAGGAATTGGGGAGCAGATTGCCTATCACTATGCTCGGTTTGGATCGCAAATTGTTATAACAGCTCGGACAGAATCCGCATTAAAGAAG GTCGCTGAAAAATGCCTACAGCTGGGATCCCCAAAGGTGTGGTACATCCCTGCCGACATGTCAGATCTGGAAGATCCCAACCGAGTTCTGCGCTTTGCACTCGACAAGCTAG GTGGTTTAGATTACCTGGTTCTTAACCATATTGGGAGTACCTTCTTCCAGATGTGGAATGGAGATGTGGAACACATTCGTGTGCTTATGCAG GCGAACTTCTTAAGTTATGCTCAGATGGTATCTTCAGGGTTGCCCTTCCTGAAACAGAGTAATGGCTCCATCATTGCTGTGTCGTCAATTGCAG cAAAGATTCCCTCCCCTTTCACCATTCCTTACACAGCAACCAAATCTGCAGTGAATGGCTTCTTCGGATCTCTCCAGCATGAGTTGTCCATGCAGAAAGTCAACGTTTCCATCACACTCTGCAGTCTTGGCCTAATCGACACAGAGACTGCCTTGAGGAAAGTAAA GGGTGTCATCGACACAATGTCAGCCTACCCAGCATCAGGGGCAGCTCTGGAAGTCATTAAGGGTGGAGCCACCAGACAAAACGAGATCTTTTACCCCTGGTACTGGCAGCTGGTGTGTGCCATACGGGACTGGTTTCCCGGGTATCGGGACTCAGTTATACAGAGTTCATACAAGTACAACCCTTGA